The genomic segment tatttatctttctctgtctgacttatttcactaagcctaATACTCTCCAGGTTACTCCATGATGTTGTAAGTGGTGAAATTTCACTCTTCTTTATGGCTgggtggtattccattgtgtgtgtctgtgcgtgtgtgtgtgtgtgtgtgtgtatcacatcttcttcatccattcatctgttgatggttaCTTatgttacttccatatcttggctattgtaaataatgctgctatgaacattggagtgcatgaatctttttgaattaatgttttcattttcttcagatatatacctggagtgaaattgctgggttatacagtttgacagtttcttaaaaagttaagcatGCATATACTATTTGATAGAGCCATTTCATGCCTAGCTATTTACCCAGATGAAAAAATGGATATgccaaagacttgtacacaaatatttctaGCAGTTTACTTATAACAACCAGTAattagaaacaacccaatgtccttcaacaggtgaatagataaattcCTCTTTGAGTTGAATTTCTTTCAGGGCCTATTAGCTTCATATACCTGTATGACAGTATCTCTCCCAgattgggaagttttcagctattgtttctttatttttttggaagaacctttattgagataccattgacatacaataaactgcatatttttaaagtgtacaatttttttttctcattagtaatgtatatatggcaatgccaatctcccaattcatccccgcccccccacccctgctttccccatatgtttgttctctatatctgtgtctctatttctgccttgcaaactggttgatttgtaccatttttctatattctgcataaatgtgttaatatatgatatttgttttcctttttctgactcacttcacactgtatgacagtctctgggtccatccatgtctctacagatatcccaatttcattcccgtttacagctgaataatattccactgtatatatatataccacatcttctttatccattcatctgtcaatggacatttaggttgcttccatgtcctgactattgtaaatagtgctgcaatgaacattggggtgcatgtgtctttttttttttttttttttacaataaactgcatatatttggagcATACAATtaggtatcccaatctcccaattcattcccccccaacccttcccactttccccacttggtgtccatatgtttgttctctacatctatgtctctatttctgccttgcaaaccggttgagttgtaccatttttctatattccgcatgtatgtgttaatatacggtatttgtttttctctttctgactcaattcactctgtatgacagtctccaagtccatccatgtctctaggaatgtcccagtttccttgctttttacagctgagtaatattccattgtatatatgtaccacatcttctttatccgttcatcttttggacatttaggttgcgtccgtgtcctggctattgtaaacagtgctgcaatgaacattatggtgcatgtttctttttggattagggttttctctgggtatatgcccagtagtgggattactagatcatatggtagttctatttttagttttttttttttttagctctttattggaatataattgctttacactcttgtaccagcttttgaggtacaccaaagtgaatcagctgtatttatacacatatcctcatatcccctccctcctgcgactcccctccaccctccctggcctgaccctctaaggcatcacccatcatcgagttgatctcccttcattatacagaagcttcccactagctatctattttacagttggtagtatatatatgtctatgctactctctcacttcgtcccagcttccccttcaccccccacccccccaaccgtgtgtcctccagtccattctctgcatctgcatccttattcttgccctgtcactgcgttcatcagtaccatttttttttttttttttagatttcgtgtatatgagttagcatacagtatttgtttttctctttctggcttacttcactctgtatgacagactctaggtctatccacctcattacatatagttccatttcattcctttttatggctgagtaatatttcattgtacatatatgccacatcttctttatccattcatctgttgatgggcatttaggttgcttccatgtcttggctattgtaaatagtgctgcgaggAACATTATggtatgtatttctttttggattatggttttctctgggtatatgcccagtagtgggattactggatcatatggtagttctgtttttagttttttaaggaacctccatactgttctccctagtggctgtatcagtttacattcccaccaacactgcaagagggttcccttttctccacaccctctccagcatttattgtttctagaatttttgatgatggccattctgactgatgtggggtgatacctcattgtgggtttgatttgcatttctctaatgattggtgatgttgagcgtcttttcatgtgtttgttggccatctgcatgttttctttggagaaatgtctatttaagtcttctgcccaattttggattgggttgtttgtttttttggtattgagctgcttgtatattttggagattaatcctttgtcagttgctttgtttgcacatatttttcccccattttgagggttgtctttttgtcttgtttatggtttcctttgctgtgccaaagctttaagtttcattaggtcccatttgtttatttttgtttttatttccattattctaggaggtgggtgaagagggatcttgctgtgatttatgtcatagagttaaaaaccaaattttaagttttttaagaaattaaaacattcctcAAGATGGTCGGACTCAGGCTTCTACTTCTTTTGATCTACCTCTTTTCCTCTGCCCTTCCATTCCTCCCCTCTCACATTTCTACACTGCCTCTGCTTATTTTAGGTTTGAGTCGGGAGAGAAGTAAAGGTAGAAAGGCTTATTCTTTACCGGTATTTTTGCCTTACAGGTTTGACCAAagtttgtatgttgatttttctctcatcGAGTTATTTACTTTTTGTGGAGGAAGCAATGCTTCATTGGCTGGCTACTTATGACTTCTCTCATCTCTGAATTCTGGTGACCCATTGCATATAGACTAACTTTTGTTAGTGCCTTACTTCTCCAAGTAGTACTTTTGGGAGGGGTCCCTTTCAAGTCCAAATTTGTTATCTTCCATGAGCTATAACTAGGCCAAATGTGGGTATTCTATATTTGTTCTGTTATTGGTGGGAATTCAGTTTGCTTCTGTTATAAccaatttctttctgctctgctctctgaGCCAGCTCTTCtacaatatttacatttttttcccaggtATGAATCAGGGACAGTGCAGGTGTCTCTTTAACTCCAGGGGATAAGAGCAAGCCCTCTGAGTGGTTCTCTTGATGTAATCTTCATTTTCCTTATGGGGATTTCATACTGACAGTTCACCAAAGATATTCTTACTCATGGTTTAAAACAAACTGCTAGCCTCCCTTTGTATACTGCCGATGAGGATGATGAACTAAGAATTGTGACAATGGCTTAACAGTCGTAGTGTATGCAAAGTTGTTGTCTGGGGTTTCTGCCAAAAATTCAGGACAACAGGCATTTTATGTGTTATGTGTCCTTTAAACAAAGTGTTAGACAGCCATGTAAGCAAATAACCAATTTGATTTATACCTCTTAAAATCGTGTGGACAGCGATTACACATTGAAAAAGTCAAATCTTCCTGGAAACAAATActaagatttttaaagatttatttttaccaTGTGTCAGGTGGCAGTCTCTTCCCATGGAAACACACTTATGAAACTAAAAGCACATCAAAAATAATCAATACATGAGGAATTTTACTTTGCACAAAAGGACTGTGATGGTTTTGAATAAAGACAAACCACTTTGGATTGGAAGAAGAGGGTTATTCTGCCACTTGTAGAAAGAGAGTCATTGGGTTCCACAAAACTTTTTCATGAGGTTTGGATAATTCTCATTCCACAAAGGACCCAGTGGAGGGCAAATTTTATGTCCCTATTGCGTAGGCTGTAGATGAGGGGATTTAAGACTGGTGTCACTATGGTGTATATTGGTATGATGATCTTATGCATAGCAACTGAATTGCCAGATGTTGGGCTCACATACATCACCATAATGGTTCCATAGAATAGAGACACCACAACTAAGTGGGATCCACAGGTAGAGAAGGCCTTTTGCCTCCCAGCTGAAGAAGGAACCTGAAGCACAGCTTTGAGCACCAAGGTATAAGACCCAAGGATGTACAAAACAGTTAGAATGATGATAAGAGAGCTCACGGAATGGATTACATGCTCTATGATTGGTGAGTGGGTACATGACAATGCCATCAGTTGGTCCACATCACACAGAAAGTGATCAATGATATTGGGACCACAAAAGGGTAgttgagaaataaagaaaataggaatTGAATGTCCAAGGAAACCAGTGAGCCAACAAAGAGACACTAGAATGGCACAGAGCTGCCCAGTCATGATGGAGGGATAGTGTAGTGGGCGACAGATGGCCAGGTAGCGATCGTAAGCCATGACACAGAGGAAGAAGCATTCAGTTGTGCCCAGCGAAAAGAAGAAGTAGAACTGAGTGAAGCAGCCAGAGAAGGATATGGTCTTGGTTTTGGAAAGAAAATTGGCCAGCATACTGGGGACTGTGCAGGTCACATACCAGATCTCTAAGAAGGAGAAGTTGGCCAGGAACATGTACATAGGGGTGTGGAGTCGGTGGTCCCACGTCACAGCACAAATGATGGCCGTATTCCCAGTTAGTGTCAAGATGTAGAGCAACAGAATCATTGAGAAACAGATGATCTGCATTTTCCAGGGACCAGGAAAGCCCAACAAGACAAACTGTGTCACAGTTGATATCCCTGATTTATTCATGGTCCCCAGACTGTGGAAAGAAGACAGATAGATTATGACAACTCACTTTGCTGCTGAGGTATTTGAAACTTTTCTTAGGACAGGGAGTTTGATTCCTTCAGGCAAATGTATTGAATATTCTAATACAAGTCTTGAATAAATCCTATTCTATTCTGAAGAAGCCCTTTGGCCCTGACTCTTTGTAAATGTACAATTCTAGGCTGTTTGAACTTTCTTTGCCAGTGGACAAAATCAGTTAAATCTTATCTTTTGATATAAAGAAATCTTGAAATAGAGGCAAAAATGGTttgtgtctaatttttttttcagtaaaagctTCATATATGGCAATTAATGCCATTCACTTCAAAATGAGAGGACACATAtgctatcatttaaaaatagatttgaatCTGACACTTTCTACAGATTTTAGTGATTTGAGCTTTGACATTATTTCaggttccctctctctctctctcattttcttgaaCTATTTCCATTAGgagattttctatcatttttttttccatgataccagaagaaaataaaaaaggatattcagataataaattatatatttttctatttccaatGTAAAGACATTTATATTGCACCACGACTCATGTACAATTCGGTGTTTAATCCTTTGTTTTTAGCAATGAAAATTCACTATAACTCACCCCATGATGATTAATTTCACATGGTAATTTATTATGCTTcgtatacatttaaaatatatgtcattAAAGATGAGTATAACGTATGAAATATAttggagaagaaaattaaaatatccaaaagattttcttctaaagCGCTTTTTACTGCTGCCACAAATTTCCCTTAAAATTCACTATTTGGAAGATTTTACTTTAGTCTATTTAAACAATAGCTCccaattttcaaaataacagaaaacaaggGAATCAAAGGTGTTTCAAAACTAATTATTTACCTGTATTCCAAAATTTGCCTTATTCCCTTTAGAATACCATCACCAAAGAATATGTCTTTTTAAGACTCAAATGCAACTCAGAATAAAGATCACAGTGATAGCTTTAATATAATGAAATTTCCAGACATCTTTTAACAAATTACTTTTAACGTTTTTTTGACTGATAAGaggaaattttccttaaaaataatttttataaagtagtGTATAGAGAATATTTATAGTACTTACTGAAcataatcaaatagaaaaaattcCTTCTGTTTGGCGAGGttatattaaataagataaacatGTTTATAATGATATAGATGTTGCAGGCTCATTAAATTAGTAATGCATAAAATGAACTGTGAACCTACTCATCTAGAAGCAAACATAAACTTCCTATCGAGCTGGTTATGTCAGAGCAGGTTGTAGTCTTGTGGACAAGAAaccaagaagagaaggaaactgaaagatgaagataaattctttttaattttttaaactgggaTGATTATGAAGAACTAAACTAACTTGCATTGACGCTCATTTTGATGAGACATCTTAAAAGATGGCTCCCCACTATGGGAATTTGGTGCTTTCCAAGATAGAGCCTGCTCTTctcaacaagacaagaaggcagtgagagagtagccacTTGCCCCTGGAACAGCAGCAACAAAGTCACAGAGTCACAGACTTTGACCCAAAATGAAAATGCACGAGACTTAGCTTCATGTATTTGAGCTATAGACCACTTTTtttgacaaaaacaaacaaacaaacaaacaaacaaaacctcacaGAAAAACCATCAGTCAACTGTAGTGGAAGCATTGTAAATGAATTTCGCAGATAATTTCCAACATAATTGTAAGAAGCAGTTCTTAATATATTCACCATTAAACCCTATGTGAATCTTAGTCCTCTTACACactgatttgattttattgttaaaactttttttttaatacaccttTTCTGAAGTTGCAGATGAGTAATAGTGTGGACAGAGTGGGGAGCTGAAAGAGGATACCCGAAAAACCCTACCTCTATTTTCTCTTGGGTTTAGCCCCAGTGGATGAAGTTAGTTTCATACTGTTTTGTTCAAAATGTCTATAAAAGTTATATCATTCCTGGTGGTGCAACCAATTCCTGAGAAGGGGAAGCCCTGTGGATAACTTTGGCATCTTTTATTGCACTTATTTTGGAGAGTTCCATGGTGATCTAAAttccctgagattttttttttttttgcttcttgagTTGAAAGAGAAACCAATATTCTTTGATACTCATTCTGTTGAGCATATCGAATGTATAGATGTATAGGTGAATAGGCCCACCTGTGGTGTATAATAGCGGCAGTGCCCAGCAGCGAAGACTTCTCCTATATAGCATGAAGCTTTCCTAGGTCATCCTTGGGAGTCTATAGATTCTCTTCTTCACTGGCTTTAATGTGGAAGGCCTATGTGAGAGCTTCATGCATAACTTATTTCACTTCCCTTGCACCATAAGAGTCTAGTAGCCTGTTTCCTACAGAGTGTGTTGTAACTGTGTGCTGGTCTTCATTTATGTATCATTTTTAGCCACTGTTGAGAATTCTCAGGTATCTCTTTCTTAAATGTGATCCTATAACTTTCCATGCTTCCCCTAGGGACCTTCTTCCTTCTTGCCTGGGGGGTTTTGTTAATATTACTGATAACTTGGCCCATAGGGATTATTAGAAATAATGTCTATATTAACTCTGGGGAAGCCCTGTGGTCTCCTTAAGCCTGTATTTCTAAATGGGGTGTGTGATTTTGTGCTGTGGGATACAAAAAGCCCCTAATTAATGTCTTCTGAGGAAAGGGCAGTTTTACTCAGAGAAGATAATTTTGCATTACACCAAATATGTATGCATTATGaaacataaattataatttttaatatataactttgaatttcaaagaaatattgTCTCCAAATGCCCCATGTCTTCTGACAGTTGTTACCAAACATGCTTTGGTGGTAGAaaggtttgagaaacactgtactAGAGTATTTCATCACCTAGCACCAGCAGGCCTATCTTCCTGGCACAATTAATTTCATTCCCAATATGGCCATAACTAAGGGGGTGTTCTCTCATTTTAAGTAGATTGGCCTCCCAGATGATGACTTTCCTGTCTCATCATAGGATTTGGGCACAAAAGTGGAATTTGTTCTTGGTATAATTTTCTCTGAATACTTTTCTAACTGAAACCTTACCCTATAGCCTTCTGAGAGgcataaaaatacatttaggGCATTGTTATTCATTTACAAGTGATAATGGGGTTGTCACTATTGATTTGGGAGGAAGCACTATGAGTAAAGGTGTACAATTGGGAGAAAATGTATACgaagaagataaaataagaagATTGATCATTGTGAAGTGCTGGGCCTAGACAGTAGATCAGTAGGAGAGAAGACTGAATGGGGCAATCTATTGAGTGAGTACATTGAATGGCAGGGAGAAGAGTTTGTACTTTATCTGTAAGTGATAGAGATATGAAGTATACTCTGCTTTTGGTGTGAAAGACAGCTTCAAACAATGGATAATATCCCttactatgtattttatttggtgGCTCCTTgacccattttttttaagaatacttATTTTATGAATTTAGAGGATTGCACCCTTTCTTGAAAGGCTCCAGGTACACATGTATTTGATTCCTTCACCAGATGAGATTAAAGCAGCAAAGATACATCACACatactcaaaaatatatataataacacCATGTAGTTACTCAGTGAGGTCAcacatgtttaaaatgttttattcagcaTTTACCATTGATGAGCTGAACTTGAACTGCTAAGGAGCTGTGAAAAATAAGACTC from the Hippopotamus amphibius kiboko isolate mHipAmp2 chromosome 2, mHipAmp2.hap2, whole genome shotgun sequence genome contains:
- the LOC130845991 gene encoding olfactory receptor 11H7-like, which codes for MNKSGISTVTQFVLLGFPGPWKMQIICFSMILLLYILTLTGNTAIICAVTWDHRLHTPMYMFLANFSFLEIWYVTCTVPSMLANFLSKTKTISFSGCFTQFYFFFSLGTTECFFLCVMAYDRYLAICRPLHYPSIMTGQLCAILVSLCWLTGFLGHSIPIFFISQLPFCGPNIIDHFLCDVDQLMALSCTHSPIIEHVIHSVSSLIIILTVLYILGSYTLVLKAVLQVPSSAGRQKAFSTCGSHLVVVSLFYGTIMVMYVSPTSGNSVAMHKIIIPIYTIVTPVLNPLIYSLRNRDIKFALHWVLCGMRIIQTS